The genomic window GCAAAGTCACGGGCAGCCTTTTCGTCCCCTCCCCCGACGGCAGCTACAAGGTCAAGCTCGAAGGGGCCGGAGAGGCGGGTCATAGAGTATACCATCTCGTAGGCATCCGGGACACCAGGGCCATCGCCCACCTCGACCAGATCCTCGCCGACACCCGGAAGAAGGTCTCGGACATCATCGGGCCCGCGCGGGACGACCAGTACGAACTCTTCTTCCACCCCTACGGAAAGAACGCCGTCATGAAGGAGAACGAGCCCGTGGAGATCACCCGGTCCCACGAGGTCGCCATCGTCATCGAGGTCATCTCCAGGGACATCGAGCTGGCCACCTCCGTCGCCAAGTGCGCCAAGTTCCGGTTCTTCTACATGAGCTATCCGGGCCAGATGAACTCCTCGGGGGGATCCGTGGCCCTCGTCACCGACGAGCCCCTCTTCCCGAAGAACAAATGCTACCAGTGGACGGTGGACCATCTTCTCACCCTGAAGGATCCCCTGGATCCCGGCATCTTCCGGTACACCTTCGAGACCGTGCCGGGAGCGTAGGCCATGGAAGCACAGGTGACGAAGACGCTGCTCACGGAACTGGCGGACTTCTACGCCTCCCTCGGCCCCGGGGATATCCCCGGGAACGTGCTGGAGAAGGCCCGGAGGGTGCTCATGGACTTCCTCTGCGAGACCGCCGCCGGGTTTCACGAAGGGGAGCTGGCGGCCATCGCCATAGAGTACGCCAGGGAGACCGGCGGCAGGGAGGAAGCCACCATCCTCTGCGACGGAAGCAAAGTTCCCGCGCCCTGGGCGGCCCTTGCCACGGGGATCATGGCCCACTCCATCGAGCTGGACGACGGGCACCGGTGGGGCACGTCCCACCCGGCCGTGGCGGTCATTCCCGCCGTTCTGGCCATGGGGGAAAAAATGCGTTCTTCCTTTCCCGACATCCTGAAGGGGATCGCCGTCGGGTACGACGCCATGCTCAGGGCGGCCCGGTCCATCAACCCTTCCCACCTGAAGCGGGGCTTCCACTCCACCGGGACCTGCGGCTCCATCGGGGCCGCCGCCGGGTGCGCCTCCATCCTGGGCCTGGCGGGCAAACAGTTCGCCTACGCCATGTCCATGGGAGGGCTCCAGAGCGCGGGGCTCCAGGAGATGCTCCACGACCACCCGGGGATCAAGCCCCTGCAGCCCGGAAAATCGGCCATGGCGGGAGTGCTTTCGGCGGAGTTCGCCCTCCGGGGGGCCCGGTCACCCCGCACCCTCTTTGAGGGACAGCACGGTTGGTTCAAGGCCATGTGCGCCGGCGAATATTCCGAAGAAGCCCTCACCGGCGACCTCGGGAAGCGGTGGGAGATCCTGCTGACCTACACCAAGCTCTACCCCACCTGCAGGCACTGCCACGCCGCCATCGACCTGGCGAGGGAAGCCCGGAAGGTTCTGGGGTGCACGGAGCGGGACGTGGAATCCATCCGCGTGAAGACCTACAGGCTCGGCATCGTGGAAGTGGGGCAGATCTTCCTTCCCGCCACCTTCGAGGAGGCCATGTTCAGTCTGCCCTTCTCCCTCGCCGTGGCCCTCAGGAAGGGGAACGTCACCCTCCAGGACTATACGCCCGAACTCCTTGCCGACGAAGAGCTGAGGCGGGTCGCCTCGGCCGTGACGATCGAGGAGGACGAGCACATGAACGCCCTGTACCCCGAGGAGCGGGGGGCGTGGCTGCGCCTCGTCCTGAAGGACGGCAGGAGCTTCGGGAAGGGAATCCCCGTGGCGAAGGGCGAACCGGAGAACCCCGTCACCGACGGGGACCTTCGGGAAAAGCTGACGGCCATGCTGGCCCCCTACTATCCGGAAGAATTCGTATCGGGCCTCTGGGATATCTGCATAGAGTCCGCCCCCGGCGCAGCCGGGTACGGGCAAATACTCGACCATTTCGGGAGGTTTCATACGCCATGAAGACCATGAACATCTGCAGCCTGGCCAGAACGATCAGGAGCAAGAACGCGGGCAGCTTCATGATCACCCTCGAGATCATCTTCGCCGACCGGAGGATCTACGAGAGGGTCAAAGAGTCGGGAGCCGTGACGCAAAAGTCCATAGCCGCCGCCTACGGCCTTCCCGAGGACAATATCCTGGATTTCATGTTCTTCGACCCCGGCATGGGGATCAAGGCGAACATCAAGAGAAAGATCCCCAGCGGCGGCCCCGGGGAGACGGATGTGTACGGATGCCAGCAGTACGCCCCTCTCTTCTCCCTCGAAGTCCCCTGGGAGGACTGAGACAGACCATGGCCGGCCTCACCGGACATCTCGCCGCCTTTTCGGCCTCCCTCGCCTGTGACCGGCTGCCTGAGGCCGTGGTTTCCCAGGCGCGGCGGTGCCTCCTTGACACCGTGGGGGCCCTCCTCGCCGGGAGCCGCCTGTCGCAGAGCGGACAGGCGGGGAGAAGGTTCGCCGGGCGGCTCGGGGAAGAGCCCCGGTCCGTCGTGGCGGGAAGCCCTCTCCGGAAATCCCCCATGACCGCGGCCTTCGTCAACGGAATGGCCGCCCACGCCCTCGAGCTGGACGACGGTTCGAAATACGCCACCTATCACCCCGGCGCTTCCATCATCCCCGCATGCCTCGCACTGGGGGAGGCGGAGGGGATTTCCGGGAAGCAGCTTGTGGAGGCCATCACGGCGGGCTACGAAGTGTCGCTCCGCATAGGGACCGCCATCAACCCGGGCCATTACCTCAGGGGATTCCACCCCACCGGCACCATCGCCTCCTTCGGCACGACGGCGTCCGCGGCGAAAATCCTCGGTCTCTCACCGGAGCTGACGGTCCAGGCCATGGGAATCGCCGGGAGCCTTGCGTCGGGGATCAACCAGTACGAGATCGACGGGTCCATATCAAAGCATGTCCATCCCGGCAACGCCGCCAGAAACGGCATCCTCGCGGCCATGCTCGCCCGGGACGGCATGACGGGTCCCGCGGAGATCCTCGAGGGAAAGCTCGGATTCTTCCACTGCTTCGCCGACAGCGCAGACACGGCCCTCGTGGACAGGGATCTCGGAGAGGACTGGCATTTCCTGCGCATCTACTTCAAGCCCTACTGCTCCTGCAGGTATGTGCACTACGCCATCGAAGCCACCCAGAAGGACCTGGAGCAGCGCCCCTTCCCCCCGGAGGAGATCGCGTCCATCGTGGTGCGCACCCACCGCAACGCGAAACAGGGCTCGGACATTCCGGACTACCGCTCGCCCCTCCACGCCCGTCTCAGCATCCAGTACGGCATCGCGTCCATCCTGGTCAGGGGGAAGGCGGGCATAGGGGAGTACGAGGAGGAGGCCATCGCCGACCCGGAAGTGAGAAGGGTCTCGGACCTCGTGCGGATCGAGGTGGACGAAGAGATCCAGAAGCTCTACCCGAACCCCCGCTCCATGATCGTGGAGATCAGGGACACAAAAGGGAACACGGCGTCCACAAGGATCGACCATGCGAAGGGGGACGCGGAAAACCCCATGTCCGACGGGGAGCTTTTCGAAAAATTCCGGGACGTCACGGGAGAAGTGATCCCTCCCGAAAGGGCGGAAGAGATCATGGCGGCGGCCATGGCAATCCATACCCGTGGGGAGATCGCCTCCTTCACGGAAATGCTCCACATTTGAGAAGGGGGAACGGACCATGATGGACACCATCAACGAAAGGCTTTCCAGGTTTTCCTCGGAGCTCCGGTACGAGGACATTCCTTTCGAGGTGCTCGATCACCTCAAAAGGGTGATGCTCGACTGCTACGGC from Aminivibrio pyruvatiphilus includes these protein-coding regions:
- a CDS encoding MmgE/PrpD family protein; translation: MEAQVTKTLLTELADFYASLGPGDIPGNVLEKARRVLMDFLCETAAGFHEGELAAIAIEYARETGGREEATILCDGSKVPAPWAALATGIMAHSIELDDGHRWGTSHPAVAVIPAVLAMGEKMRSSFPDILKGIAVGYDAMLRAARSINPSHLKRGFHSTGTCGSIGAAAGCASILGLAGKQFAYAMSMGGLQSAGLQEMLHDHPGIKPLQPGKSAMAGVLSAEFALRGARSPRTLFEGQHGWFKAMCAGEYSEEALTGDLGKRWEILLTYTKLYPTCRHCHAAIDLAREARKVLGCTERDVESIRVKTYRLGIVEVGQIFLPATFEEAMFSLPFSLAVALRKGNVTLQDYTPELLADEELRRVASAVTIEEDEHMNALYPEERGAWLRLVLKDGRSFGKGIPVAKGEPENPVTDGDLREKLTAMLAPYYPEEFVSGLWDICIESAPGAAGYGQILDHFGRFHTP
- a CDS encoding MmgE/PrpD family protein; protein product: MAGLTGHLAAFSASLACDRLPEAVVSQARRCLLDTVGALLAGSRLSQSGQAGRRFAGRLGEEPRSVVAGSPLRKSPMTAAFVNGMAAHALELDDGSKYATYHPGASIIPACLALGEAEGISGKQLVEAITAGYEVSLRIGTAINPGHYLRGFHPTGTIASFGTTASAAKILGLSPELTVQAMGIAGSLASGINQYEIDGSISKHVHPGNAARNGILAAMLARDGMTGPAEILEGKLGFFHCFADSADTALVDRDLGEDWHFLRIYFKPYCSCRYVHYAIEATQKDLEQRPFPPEEIASIVVRTHRNAKQGSDIPDYRSPLHARLSIQYGIASILVRGKAGIGEYEEEAIADPEVRRVSDLVRIEVDEEIQKLYPNPRSMIVEIRDTKGNTASTRIDHAKGDAENPMSDGELFEKFRDVTGEVIPPERAEEIMAAAMAIHTRGEIASFTEMLHI
- a CDS encoding DUF4387 domain-containing protein, with translation MKTMNICSLARTIRSKNAGSFMITLEIIFADRRIYERVKESGAVTQKSIAAAYGLPEDNILDFMFFDPGMGIKANIKRKIPSGGPGETDVYGCQQYAPLFSLEVPWED